A single Pedobacter sp. PACM 27299 DNA region contains:
- the hisH gene encoding imidazole glycerol phosphate synthase subunit HisH, whose product MIGIVNYGAGNIFSLTSALERQGLNYGMVNTEADLDKYTHIIIPGVGHAAAAMKKLEQTGLVVPIKALKKPVLGICVGMQLLTDHSEEGDARLTGIFPLNTRLFDKNQGIKIPHMGWNNIEHKNNPLFDGVANDTQFYFVHSYFIEYNPIFDIATANYGEPFSAAIQKDNFYGVQFHPEKSGNAGEHILKNFSNLKQ is encoded by the coding sequence ATGATTGGAATTGTAAACTATGGAGCTGGCAACATCTTTTCGCTGACCTCAGCATTGGAAAGACAAGGCCTGAACTACGGGATGGTCAACACGGAAGCTGATCTTGATAAATATACCCATATCATCATTCCAGGGGTAGGCCATGCCGCTGCAGCCATGAAAAAGCTGGAACAAACCGGCCTGGTAGTGCCGATAAAAGCGCTTAAAAAACCAGTATTGGGCATCTGTGTAGGCATGCAGCTCCTAACAGATCATTCTGAAGAAGGGGATGCCAGACTAACCGGTATATTTCCACTAAATACCCGGTTATTCGATAAAAACCAGGGCATTAAAATTCCACACATGGGCTGGAATAATATTGAGCATAAAAACAATCCATTATTTGATGGCGTGGCGAACGACACACAATTTTACTTTGTGCATTCGTACTTTATTGAATATAACCCTATTTTTGATATTGCCACTGCAAACTATGGCGAGCCATTTTCTGCAGCGATACAAAAAGATAACTTCTACGGCGTTCAGTTCCACCCAGAAAAATCTGGGAATGCCGGAGAACATATATTAAAGAATTTTTCAAACTTAAAACAATAA
- the hisIE gene encoding bifunctional phosphoribosyl-AMP cyclohydrolase/phosphoribosyl-ATP diphosphatase HisIE has translation MIIDFEKTDGLVPVIIQDHQTLEVLMLGYMNQEAWTKTQEEGKVTFFSRSKNRLWTKGEESGNFLFVKDTHIDCDRDTILIKASPVGPTCHTGSRSCFKTDYNQNFLFELESIISDRYENPSKESYVNKLRQKGLNKIAQKVGEEGVETVIAALNETDEDFVNESSDLIFHLLVLLKEKGKSLTEIAQNLEKRHRKS, from the coding sequence ATGATTATAGATTTTGAAAAAACGGATGGCCTGGTTCCTGTCATCATTCAGGACCACCAGACACTGGAAGTTTTAATGCTGGGTTACATGAACCAGGAAGCCTGGACAAAAACTCAGGAAGAAGGTAAAGTTACCTTCTTTTCCAGGTCTAAAAACCGCCTCTGGACTAAAGGAGAAGAAAGTGGAAACTTCCTTTTCGTAAAAGATACACATATTGACTGCGATCGCGATACGATTTTAATCAAAGCGAGCCCGGTAGGTCCAACCTGCCATACGGGCAGCAGAAGCTGCTTTAAAACGGATTACAATCAGAACTTCCTGTTTGAATTGGAAAGCATCATCTCCGACAGATATGAAAACCCTTCCAAAGAATCTTATGTCAACAAGTTACGTCAGAAAGGACTGAACAAAATTGCGCAAAAAGTAGGTGAAGAAGGTGTAGAAACTGTGATTGCCGCTTTAAATGAAACCGATGAAGATTTTGTGAATGAAAGTTCCGACCTGATTTTCCACCTTTTAGTCTTGCTAAAAGAAAAAGGAAAAAGCTTGACGGAGATTGCTCAAAACCTGGAAAAAAGACACCGTAAATCATAA
- a CDS encoding C40 family peptidase, with product MEQQYGICRVAIAPLRTEASDKAEISSQLLFGDHVEILEKKENWWLVYNAYDGYEGWMDFKQLTMISLEQYVNNHDCDHVVPAELLGTVIDEQGTKYYLSPGSNLPMLENGFCSLAEQKYAVMFTPLKISAFHTVEELIKHALFFLNAPYLWGGRNLFGIDCSGFIQIVFKLNGIHLKRDAWQQAEQGEVVDFLPGVKQGDVAFFDNAEGRIIHVGIMLSTDRIIHASGKVRIDPIDDQGIYNAELGRYSHQLRIIKRFI from the coding sequence ATGGAACAACAATATGGAATTTGCAGGGTAGCTATTGCCCCTTTAAGGACTGAGGCCTCTGATAAGGCAGAAATTAGTTCTCAATTGCTTTTTGGCGATCATGTAGAGATCCTGGAAAAAAAAGAGAACTGGTGGCTGGTTTATAACGCCTATGATGGTTATGAAGGCTGGATGGATTTCAAGCAGCTGACCATGATTTCCTTAGAGCAATATGTGAACAACCATGATTGTGACCATGTGGTTCCTGCAGAACTACTCGGGACAGTGATAGATGAGCAAGGGACTAAATATTACCTTTCTCCGGGAAGTAACCTTCCGATGCTGGAAAATGGCTTCTGTTCGCTTGCTGAGCAAAAATATGCAGTCATGTTTACCCCTTTAAAAATCTCTGCTTTTCATACAGTAGAAGAATTGATCAAACATGCACTTTTCTTCCTGAATGCTCCATACTTGTGGGGTGGAAGGAATCTGTTTGGGATTGATTGCTCTGGATTTATACAAATCGTCTTTAAGTTAAATGGAATCCATTTGAAACGTGACGCCTGGCAGCAGGCAGAACAAGGGGAGGTGGTAGACTTTTTACCAGGTGTAAAACAAGGGGATGTCGCCTTTTTCGACAATGCCGAGGGCAGGATCATCCATGTGGGCATCATGCTCAGTACCGATCGCATCATTCATGCCTCAGGTAAGGTCAGAATTGATCCAATAGATGATCAGGGTATTTACAATGCGGAGTTGGGACGTTACAGCCACCAACTCAGGATCATCAAACGATTTATTTAA
- a CDS encoding universal stress protein codes for MNLKKILIAVDNSTCSEKAAKTGYEIAKTFGAEVALVNIIEPIPANINPDLTLAPVFLETYDNSEENSTMLLKEIEAKYSLGIPTTYLSVIDNAAHGIIQQSDEWGSNLIVIGTYGRTGLYHFLMGSVAEHVARKSACPVLIVPNKFEDKE; via the coding sequence ATGAACCTTAAAAAGATTTTAATTGCTGTCGACAATAGTACCTGCTCCGAAAAGGCGGCCAAGACAGGGTATGAAATCGCAAAAACATTTGGTGCAGAAGTAGCACTGGTGAACATCATTGAACCCATTCCGGCAAATATTAATCCGGACCTGACGCTTGCCCCGGTTTTTCTGGAGACTTACGACAACAGCGAAGAAAATAGCACAATGCTATTGAAAGAAATTGAAGCTAAATATAGTTTAGGCATTCCAACCACTTATTTAAGTGTGATTGACAATGCGGCCCATGGAATTATCCAGCAATCTGATGAATGGGGTTCCAACCTGATTGTCATCGGTACTTATGGCCGCACAGGACTGTATCATTTCCTAATGGGCAGTGTTGCTGAACATGTGGCTAGAAAATCAGCCTGCCCGGTGCTGATTGTCCCTAATAAATTTGAAGATAAAGAATAA
- the hisA gene encoding 1-(5-phosphoribosyl)-5-[(5-phosphoribosylamino)methylideneamino]imidazole-4-carboxamide isomerase produces the protein MYIIPAIDILDGKVVRLREGDYNQKTEYDVSIAEMIETYRSNGTEFIHIIDLNGAKGDFSNQKALFEIISKTDMRVQYGGGIRTIQQVTDLLDAGIHRVIVGTQAITNPDFLSELSQEVGKKYDYANRIVIAIDVLDEVIKYSGWMESSPVKLMDYVDKCLQLGFFRFLCTDINKDGKLGGAAVDLYKKLLEHSPFIKLIASGGVSSMEDIKELAKLDIRSVVVGKAIYENRITIEEIKEWNLKQMTSL, from the coding sequence ATGTACATTATTCCTGCTATTGATATTTTAGATGGTAAAGTCGTTCGTCTTAGAGAAGGTGACTATAACCAGAAAACTGAATATGATGTTTCCATCGCTGAAATGATCGAAACATACCGTTCTAACGGTACAGAATTCATACATATTATTGACTTAAACGGTGCCAAAGGTGATTTTAGTAATCAGAAAGCATTGTTTGAAATCATCAGTAAAACTGATATGCGTGTACAGTACGGAGGGGGTATCCGAACCATTCAACAGGTTACAGACCTATTGGATGCAGGAATTCACCGCGTCATCGTAGGTACACAAGCCATCACTAATCCAGATTTCCTTTCGGAATTGAGCCAGGAAGTAGGTAAGAAATATGATTATGCCAACAGAATCGTGATTGCGATCGATGTATTGGATGAAGTAATCAAATATTCTGGATGGATGGAAAGTTCGCCGGTAAAATTAATGGATTACGTAGATAAATGCCTTCAACTTGGCTTTTTCAGGTTCCTGTGCACCGATATTAACAAAGACGGAAAACTAGGCGGAGCTGCGGTAGACCTTTATAAAAAACTATTGGAGCACTCTCCTTTCATTAAATTGATCGCTTCTGGCGGTGTAAGTTCTATGGAAGACATTAAAGAGCTGGCAAAATTAGACATTCGTTCTGTGGTAGTGGGTAAAGCCATCTATGAAAACAGAATCACCATTGAGGAGATCAAAGAATGGAATTTAAAGCAAATGACTTCTCTTTAG
- a CDS encoding WD40 repeat domain-containing protein, with translation MLKHLHTLNGHQNPIYALVNSPKKDTFFSAGNDKGVVEWSLETMGFVKVLVPVQSSVYALHRFGNLLFIAQRSGSILVFNLEEEKVVATLSFHQKGVFDLKTITYKNELISTGEDGMLAVWSLADFSLLYHFQVIPQTVRVIALSNNEKEMALGGKDGLVRIYHTEDYSLLKELMSHTLPITSLQYSPAGDYLISGSRDAQLKVWSLPDYELINSIAAHLFSIYAIAFHPTEPYFATCSQDKGIKIWGSTDFKLYKILSLEKNTEGHFHSINKLIWSTDGKYLISTGDDRQVMVWKFN, from the coding sequence ATGCTGAAACACTTACATACCTTAAACGGACACCAAAACCCAATCTATGCTTTAGTAAACTCCCCTAAAAAAGATACCTTTTTTAGTGCCGGAAATGATAAAGGCGTCGTAGAATGGTCATTGGAAACAATGGGGTTTGTAAAAGTGCTGGTGCCGGTGCAAAGCTCTGTATATGCTTTGCACCGTTTCGGCAACCTGCTGTTCATCGCACAGCGCAGCGGCTCTATCCTGGTCTTTAACCTCGAGGAAGAAAAAGTGGTTGCCACTTTAAGCTTCCATCAGAAAGGCGTATTTGACCTGAAAACCATCACCTACAAGAACGAACTGATCAGTACCGGAGAAGATGGAATGCTGGCCGTATGGTCTTTAGCTGACTTCTCTTTACTGTATCATTTTCAGGTGATCCCACAAACTGTCAGGGTCATCGCTTTGAGTAATAATGAAAAGGAAATGGCATTGGGTGGTAAAGATGGCCTGGTCAGAATCTATCATACGGAGGATTACAGCCTGCTGAAGGAATTAATGAGTCACACTTTACCAATCACCTCCCTGCAATATTCTCCTGCCGGAGATTACCTGATTTCAGGCAGCCGGGATGCGCAATTGAAAGTCTGGAGTTTACCTGATTATGAGCTGATCAATAGTATCGCTGCACATCTATTCAGCATTTATGCCATTGCATTTCACCCTACTGAACCTTATTTTGCGACCTGCAGTCAGGATAAAGGCATTAAGATCTGGGGCAGTACCGATTTTAAACTGTACAAAATCCTAAGCCTGGAAAAGAATACGGAAGGACACTTCCATTCCATCAATAAACTGATCTGGAGTACAGATGGTAAATACTTGATTTCTACCGGAGACGACCGACAAGTGATGGTTTGGAAATTTAACTAG
- the hisF gene encoding imidazole glycerol phosphate synthase subunit HisF: MLSKRIIPCLDVKDGRTVKGVNFVDLKDAGDPVELAWQYARQGADELVFLDITATHERRKTMIEMVKSVARQLNIPFTIGGGITTIQDAEALLNAGADKISINSAAVKNPALIEELAAAFGVQFVVVAVDTKLVEGKNRVHLNGGRLITELETENWIKQAENMGAGEILLTSMDHDGTKQGFDCKLLNRITQMINIPVIASGGAGTIEHFIEVFEKTGVDAALAASVFHFAEIPIPDLKQKLKYHNIPVRL; this comes from the coding sequence ATGCTAAGTAAACGTATCATTCCATGTCTGGATGTTAAAGATGGTAGAACGGTTAAAGGGGTTAACTTTGTAGACTTGAAAGATGCAGGGGATCCGGTAGAACTGGCCTGGCAATATGCCCGGCAAGGTGCCGATGAACTTGTTTTTCTGGACATTACTGCTACCCATGAACGTCGTAAAACAATGATAGAAATGGTGAAATCAGTTGCCCGCCAGCTGAACATCCCTTTTACCATTGGCGGCGGTATCACCACCATCCAGGATGCTGAAGCTTTGCTCAATGCAGGCGCTGATAAGATCAGCATCAACTCGGCAGCAGTGAAAAACCCTGCTTTAATTGAAGAACTGGCCGCTGCTTTTGGCGTTCAGTTTGTGGTGGTCGCTGTAGACACCAAATTGGTGGAAGGCAAAAACCGCGTGCATTTAAACGGCGGCCGGTTGATTACTGAACTGGAAACAGAAAACTGGATCAAACAGGCGGAAAATATGGGTGCTGGAGAGATTCTACTCACCTCCATGGACCATGATGGGACAAAACAAGGATTTGATTGCAAGTTATTGAATCGCATTACGCAAATGATCAATATCCCTGTAATTGCTTCTGGAGGTGCCGGAACCATTGAACATTTCATAGAAGTCTTTGAAAAAACAGGCGTTGATGCAGCCCTTGCGGCTTCGGTATTTCACTTTGCTGAGATCCCTATCCCCGACCTGAAACAAAAATTAAAATACCACAATATACCTGTAAGGTTATGA
- a CDS encoding OsmC family protein: protein MAKEHQYKTAVTWTGNKGSGTMDYRSYDRNYVISIAQKPDIAGSSDSAFLGDKNKHNPEDLLVSSLSSCHMLWYLHLCSQNDIIVMDYQDNAVGTMIENADGSGYFSEVTLNPVVTITRAADQEKANALHDQAHKMCFIANSCNFPVKCAPGFVIEGS, encoded by the coding sequence ATGGCAAAAGAACATCAATATAAAACCGCAGTCACCTGGACAGGAAATAAAGGTTCAGGAACTATGGATTATCGCTCGTACGACAGAAACTATGTGATTTCCATTGCTCAAAAACCTGATATTGCAGGCTCTTCCGATTCCGCATTTCTAGGCGATAAAAACAAACACAATCCTGAGGATTTACTGGTTTCTTCGCTCTCCTCCTGCCACATGCTTTGGTACCTTCACCTTTGTTCACAAAACGACATTATTGTCATGGATTATCAGGACAATGCGGTAGGTACGATGATTGAAAACGCAGATGGCAGCGGTTATTTTTCAGAAGTGACCTTAAATCCGGTAGTCACCATTACCAGAGCGGCAGACCAGGAAAAAGCGAATGCTTTACATGATCAGGCACACAAAATGTGTTTCATCGCCAATTCCTGCAATTTCCCGGTAAAGTGTGCTCCAGGTTTCGTAATAGAAGGCAGTTAA